A stretch of the Cryptosporangium phraense genome encodes the following:
- a CDS encoding thiamine pyrophosphate-dependent dehydrogenase E1 component subunit alpha, with protein sequence MSTLLDDLHQMWRSRLLEEKIRDLRLAGEIQGSVHLSIGQEAGPVGACSVLGPDDALFATYRGHNWAVARGVPVEGILAELLGRETGVNGGRGGSAYFSDVAHGFHGENSIVGAGAPLAVGAALAGKYDGSNRVALTVFGDGAMNQGAVHESMNFAAALDLPVIFVCENNGWSELTPIDDMVRNPILAERARAYGMLGERIDGNDPAVVRDRVGDAIEAAREGGGPALLELMTQRLVGHYIGDAEQYRRPGELEAAKEKEPIAVAKRKLAAAGVPQNQIDDAEARAREEIDAAAATAQAAPLADPSTVKEHLYA encoded by the coding sequence ATGAGCACGCTCCTCGACGACCTCCACCAGATGTGGCGGAGCCGCCTGCTGGAGGAGAAGATCCGCGACCTCCGGCTGGCCGGCGAGATCCAGGGCTCGGTCCACCTCTCGATCGGCCAGGAAGCCGGCCCGGTCGGCGCCTGCTCAGTCCTCGGTCCCGACGACGCCCTGTTCGCGACCTACCGCGGTCACAACTGGGCCGTCGCCCGCGGCGTCCCCGTCGAAGGGATCCTGGCCGAGCTCCTCGGTCGGGAAACCGGAGTGAACGGCGGACGCGGCGGATCGGCCTACTTCTCCGACGTGGCGCACGGGTTCCACGGCGAGAACTCGATCGTCGGCGCGGGAGCGCCGCTCGCGGTCGGCGCGGCTCTGGCCGGGAAGTACGACGGGAGCAACCGGGTCGCGCTCACGGTCTTCGGCGACGGCGCGATGAACCAGGGCGCGGTGCACGAGTCGATGAACTTCGCCGCCGCGCTCGACCTGCCGGTGATCTTCGTCTGCGAGAACAACGGCTGGTCGGAGCTCACCCCGATCGACGACATGGTCCGCAACCCCATCCTGGCCGAGCGCGCTCGCGCCTACGGCATGCTCGGCGAACGCATCGACGGCAACGACCCGGCCGTGGTCCGGGACCGGGTCGGCGACGCGATCGAGGCGGCCCGCGAAGGCGGCGGCCCGGCGCTGCTCGAGCTGATGACCCAGCGGCTGGTCGGCCACTACATCGGCGACGCCGAGCAGTACCGGCGCCCGGGCGAACTCGAAGCCGCGAAGGAAAAGGAGCCGATCGCCGTGGCCAAGCGCAAGCTCGCGGCAGCCGGCGTCCCGCAGAACCAGATCGACGACGCCGAAGCCAGAGCGCGCGAAGAGATCGACGCCGCCGCCGCCACAGCACAAGCGGCCCCGCTCGCCGACCCCAGCACGGTCAAGGAGCACCTCTATGCCTAA
- a CDS encoding SDR family NAD(P)-dependent oxidoreductase, with the protein MYAAPADLTADGAPAALVETATDYLGGLDTLVNCAGIMETVPLPDVTEDAWRRIIDVNLTSTFLLTQAAARAMSHGAIVTLASVAGRSGRPNAVHYAASKAALLSLTKSAALAYGPAIRVNAVCPGVFLTPMWEEIIADRARQFGDGAGEEYLAQVKAACALGRDGDPAELASVVLFLVSDLASFVTGQAVNVDGGLEMD; encoded by the coding sequence GTGTACGCCGCGCCCGCTGACCTGACTGCGGACGGCGCCCCGGCCGCGCTCGTCGAGACGGCCACCGACTACCTCGGCGGCCTCGACACGCTCGTCAACTGCGCCGGGATCATGGAGACGGTGCCGCTCCCGGACGTCACCGAGGACGCCTGGCGCCGGATCATCGACGTCAACCTCACCTCGACGTTCCTCCTGACACAAGCCGCCGCACGGGCCATGTCCCACGGCGCGATCGTCACCCTGGCCTCCGTGGCCGGGCGGTCCGGACGCCCGAACGCCGTGCACTACGCGGCCAGCAAGGCCGCCCTCCTGAGCCTGACCAAGTCGGCCGCGCTCGCGTACGGGCCGGCCATCCGCGTCAACGCGGTCTGCCCCGGCGTCTTCCTGACCCCGATGTGGGAGGAGATCATCGCCGACCGGGCCCGTCAGTTCGGCGACGGCGCCGGGGAGGAGTACCTGGCCCAGGTCAAGGCGGCGTGCGCGCTCGGGCGCGACGGCGACCCCGCCGAGCTGGCCTCCGTCGTGCTCTTCCTGGTGAGTGACCTTGCCTCGTTCGTTACCGGTCAAGCGGTCAACGTCGACGGCGGACTGGAGATGGACTGA
- a CDS encoding alpha-ketoacid dehydrogenase subunit beta, with amino-acid sequence MPKYSFAEAANAALRRVLDEIPETLLYGEDVGVPGGVHGVSKGLHKTFGDRVFDTPISESAILGSAVGAAMFGRRPIVEIMWSDFFLVALDQVVNQAANVRYVSNGTMTAPLTIRTQQGNSPGAVAQHSQNLEAFFLHTPGLRVCMPSTQQDAYDLLLAAVHCDDPTIVIENRTLYHGAKAEVEINEGVQPIGGLRRRRTGDKATVVSWGAITHKVLEAAKDEDVDVLETVWLNPFPWDEVLDSVRRTRRLAVVHEANRTGGFGAEVITRVAEAGIELTAPPVRLAAPDLRLPAAPVLAAAVIPDTATIAAAIADLATRG; translated from the coding sequence ATGCCTAAGTACTCCTTCGCCGAGGCCGCGAACGCCGCACTCCGCCGCGTCCTCGACGAGATCCCCGAGACTCTCCTCTACGGCGAGGACGTCGGCGTGCCCGGCGGTGTCCACGGCGTCTCCAAAGGCCTGCACAAGACGTTCGGCGACCGGGTGTTCGACACCCCGATCAGCGAGTCGGCGATCCTCGGCTCCGCGGTCGGTGCGGCGATGTTCGGCCGCCGGCCGATCGTCGAGATCATGTGGTCGGACTTCTTCCTGGTCGCGCTGGACCAGGTCGTCAACCAGGCGGCGAACGTCCGCTACGTCTCGAACGGGACGATGACCGCGCCGCTGACGATCCGCACCCAGCAGGGCAACTCGCCCGGCGCGGTGGCCCAGCACTCGCAGAACCTCGAGGCGTTCTTCCTGCACACGCCCGGTCTGCGGGTGTGCATGCCGAGCACTCAGCAGGACGCCTACGACCTGCTGCTCGCCGCGGTGCACTGCGACGACCCGACGATCGTCATCGAGAACCGCACGCTGTACCACGGGGCCAAGGCCGAAGTCGAGATCAACGAAGGAGTCCAGCCCATCGGCGGGCTCCGCCGACGCCGGACCGGCGACAAGGCCACCGTCGTCAGCTGGGGCGCGATCACCCACAAGGTGCTCGAGGCCGCAAAAGACGAAGACGTCGATGTCCTCGAGACCGTCTGGCTCAACCCGTTCCCGTGGGACGAGGTGCTCGACTCGGTGCGTCGGACCCGCCGGCTGGCGGTCGTCCACGAGGCGAACCGGACCGGCGGCTTCGGTGCCGAGGTCATCACCCGGGTCGCCGAGGCCGGCATCGAGCTGACCGCCCCGCCGGTCCGGCTGGCCGCTCCCGATCTGCGGCTACCCGCCGCCCCGGTGCTGGCCGCGGCGGTCATCCCGGACACCGCCACGATCGCGGCCGCGATCGCCGACCTGGCGACCCGCGGCTGA
- a CDS encoding sugar ABC transporter substrate-binding protein, whose amino-acid sequence MRRGLGLKRPTTFLALAAAITLAAAGCASKPDDSTSSASGSDKGSCKIAIDNGSGTGFPFPNAGAQGIEEAAKSLGCTIIANLDGKNDVQTEAANVQNIIAQKPDGVVMIPANAAEAAKFVDQFSAAGIKVVSYHSIIGADRKIDDVYPKLSALVIENETGAGEQTGQAMLKALPNGGNVAVIIGAPGYAENTLRVEKFKTATAGKFTIVAEQPGGWVADQGQSACASILNAHPDLVGIYAISDDMGVGCQKAVAAAKSKALVFGVGGSKLGVEAIKTGGLTGTICYKPVDGGKKAAEELKKAIDDENYGTAKLVFYDTPSIDKSNVADCDPQW is encoded by the coding sequence ATGCGACGAGGCCTGGGCCTGAAGAGACCAACCACGTTCCTGGCCCTCGCGGCGGCCATCACGCTCGCCGCCGCCGGCTGTGCCAGCAAGCCCGACGACTCCACCAGCAGCGCCTCCGGCAGCGACAAAGGCTCCTGCAAGATCGCGATCGACAACGGTTCCGGCACCGGCTTCCCGTTCCCGAACGCCGGCGCGCAGGGCATCGAGGAGGCCGCCAAGTCCCTCGGCTGCACGATCATCGCGAACCTGGACGGCAAGAACGACGTCCAGACCGAAGCGGCGAACGTGCAGAACATCATCGCGCAGAAGCCCGACGGCGTCGTGATGATCCCGGCGAACGCGGCCGAGGCCGCGAAGTTCGTCGACCAGTTCTCGGCGGCCGGCATCAAGGTCGTCAGCTACCACAGCATCATCGGCGCCGACCGCAAGATCGACGACGTCTACCCGAAGCTGTCCGCGCTGGTCATCGAGAACGAGACCGGGGCCGGTGAGCAGACCGGGCAGGCCATGCTCAAGGCGCTGCCCAACGGCGGGAACGTCGCGGTGATCATCGGCGCGCCCGGCTACGCCGAGAACACGCTGCGGGTCGAGAAGTTCAAGACCGCGACGGCGGGCAAGTTCACGATCGTCGCCGAGCAGCCCGGCGGATGGGTCGCCGACCAGGGCCAGTCGGCCTGCGCCAGCATCCTGAACGCCCACCCCGACCTGGTCGGGATCTACGCGATCTCCGACGACATGGGCGTCGGCTGCCAGAAGGCCGTCGCGGCGGCGAAGTCCAAGGCGCTGGTGTTCGGCGTCGGTGGCTCGAAGCTCGGCGTCGAGGCGATCAAGACCGGCGGCCTGACCGGCACGATCTGCTACAAGCCGGTCGACGGGGGCAAGAAGGCCGCCGAGGAGCTCAAGAAGGCGATCGACGACGAGAACTACGGCACCGCCAAGCTGGTCTTCTACGACACGCCGTCGATCGACAAGTCCAACGTCGCCGACTGCGACCCGCAATGGTGA
- a CDS encoding diacylglycerol/lipid kinase family protein: MPRELLVIVNEGAGSTELAAVDKAVEVLRRVADVVVARTADLDALGAALRVHRERTTVLAGGDGSLHAAVQLLYDAHLLDAGRPFGLIPLGTGNDLARTLGIPLDPVGAAETVLDGRPRALDIAVDDSGEVMVNAGHAGVGAEAGRLASDWKPTFGVAAYPLGAMVAGFTSEGWEMRIEVDGETVHDKTTPVLMLGIGIGRSIGGGTPLAPNAEPDDGLLDVVVAAVQGARNRYAYGMALRDGVHIRRDDVTVYRGRKVVVTADDPFRVNTDGEVSDPVNRREWEVKPGVWSVLTAGSARAVW, translated from the coding sequence ATGCCGCGCGAGCTGCTGGTGATCGTCAACGAGGGTGCAGGTAGCACCGAGCTCGCTGCCGTCGACAAGGCGGTCGAGGTGCTGCGCCGGGTCGCCGACGTGGTCGTCGCGCGCACCGCCGACCTCGACGCGCTCGGCGCGGCCCTCCGCGTCCACCGGGAACGGACGACGGTGCTGGCCGGCGGCGACGGGTCGCTGCACGCGGCCGTCCAGCTGCTGTACGACGCGCACCTGCTCGACGCCGGGCGTCCGTTCGGGTTGATCCCGCTCGGCACCGGCAACGACCTGGCCCGGACGCTCGGTATCCCGCTCGACCCGGTCGGCGCGGCCGAGACCGTGCTCGACGGGCGCCCGCGCGCGCTCGACATCGCGGTCGACGACAGCGGCGAGGTGATGGTCAACGCCGGGCATGCGGGTGTCGGCGCGGAGGCCGGGCGGCTCGCCTCGGACTGGAAACCGACGTTCGGCGTCGCCGCCTACCCTCTCGGCGCGATGGTCGCCGGCTTCACCAGCGAGGGCTGGGAAATGCGCATCGAGGTCGACGGCGAAACAGTGCACGACAAAACCACGCCGGTCCTCATGCTCGGCATCGGCATCGGACGCTCGATCGGCGGCGGCACCCCGCTGGCCCCCAACGCCGAGCCGGACGACGGTCTGCTCGACGTCGTCGTGGCCGCGGTGCAGGGCGCGCGCAACCGGTACGCGTACGGGATGGCCCTGCGCGACGGCGTCCACATCCGGCGGGACGACGTCACCGTGTACCGCGGTCGGAAGGTGGTCGTCACCGCGGACGATCCGTTCCGGGTCAACACCGACGGCGAGGTCAGCGATCCGGTCAACCGCCGCGAGTGGGAGGTCAAGCCCGGCGTCTGGTCGGTCCTGACCGCGGGCTCGGCCCGCGCGGTCTGGTGA
- a CDS encoding ABC transporter permease has protein sequence MITLKDRLAPFRLQRAGVVYAFALILVVFTSAAAGTDRPFYLSALNSANILDQTAQVGILAVFMTICLISGNFDLSIGATGALAAGVTLTVINHGWGLGTALLLGLLTGIAMGLFNGVFVQYVGVNAFIVTLGTMTGIRGLLFILTDGRSIQTTDTGLANLFTGDWPVNLKIWAAVVGLVFVGVGVWSLRRERAGRVTDGQAYWYVGAGAVLAVVSLLFFPTYWALSKQVWIFLLIVLIAWAVLKFTVVGRRLYAVGGNVEAARLSGIRVARYKVMPFVLNGLFAALVGILYASRFSAINPQALTGIELTVLAAAILGGTSLFGGAGNVLKSVIGALILFVLANGFGVLNLGANYQDLIKGVVIIGAATIYVLAEKRGGRKKLTAADVPAVTAPAEASGGPVVTADSDAAARAGSGSARS, from the coding sequence ATGATCACTCTCAAAGACCGGCTCGCGCCGTTCCGCCTCCAGCGCGCCGGCGTCGTCTACGCGTTCGCGCTGATCCTGGTGGTGTTCACCTCGGCCGCGGCCGGCACCGACCGGCCGTTCTACCTGTCGGCGCTGAATAGCGCGAACATCCTGGACCAGACCGCCCAGGTCGGCATCCTCGCCGTGTTCATGACGATCTGCCTGATCAGCGGCAACTTCGACCTGTCGATCGGGGCCACCGGGGCGCTGGCCGCGGGCGTGACGCTGACCGTGATCAACCACGGCTGGGGCCTGGGTACGGCGCTGCTGCTGGGGCTGCTGACCGGCATCGCGATGGGGCTCTTCAACGGCGTGTTCGTGCAGTACGTCGGCGTGAACGCGTTCATCGTCACGCTCGGGACGATGACCGGCATCCGCGGGTTGCTGTTCATCCTCACCGACGGCCGGTCGATCCAGACCACCGACACCGGGCTCGCGAACCTGTTCACCGGTGACTGGCCGGTGAACCTCAAGATCTGGGCCGCGGTCGTCGGGCTGGTCTTCGTCGGGGTCGGCGTGTGGTCGCTCCGCCGGGAGCGCGCCGGTCGGGTCACCGACGGACAGGCGTACTGGTACGTCGGGGCCGGTGCGGTGCTGGCCGTGGTCTCGCTGCTCTTCTTCCCGACGTACTGGGCGCTGTCCAAGCAGGTCTGGATCTTCCTGCTCATCGTGCTGATCGCCTGGGCGGTTCTGAAGTTCACGGTGGTGGGGCGGCGGCTGTACGCGGTGGGCGGCAACGTCGAGGCGGCGCGGCTGTCGGGTATCCGGGTCGCGCGCTACAAGGTCATGCCGTTCGTCCTGAACGGGCTGTTCGCCGCGCTGGTCGGCATCCTCTACGCGTCGCGGTTCTCGGCGATCAACCCGCAGGCGCTGACCGGCATCGAGCTCACCGTGCTCGCGGCCGCGATCCTCGGCGGGACGTCGCTGTTCGGCGGGGCCGGCAACGTGCTCAAGTCGGTGATCGGGGCGCTCATCCTGTTCGTGCTGGCCAACGGCTTCGGCGTGCTGAACCTCGGGGCCAACTACCAGGACCTGATCAAGGGCGTCGTCATCATCGGCGCGGCCACGATCTACGTGCTGGCCGAGAAGCGCGGCGGTCGCAAGAAGCTCACCGCCGCCGATGTCCCGGCCGTCACCGCGCCCGCTGAGGCCTCCGGTGGTCCGGTCGTCACGGCCGATTCGGACGCCGCGGCGCGCGCCGGTTCCGGGTCGGCGCGCTCATGA
- a CDS encoding class-II fumarase/aspartase family protein: MVAPTHGPASVTATTPTGADPAATTPTGADPAATPGAPAATPTGAAPATTPAPATTTPTGARPGPFRLLTALYADTAMAEIFGEAATIDGWLRAELALTRAEAQVGVVTTEDAEAIGAITDPERIDRAELWEQARNVGYPVLPLVRQLSGQLPAGPDGHVHWGATTQDIMDTGLVLQLVAAGDRMIALLTDFGDALAVQTEKHQNTVTAARTHAQQAVPTTFGTKLAVYLAQVTRDLERVRRASWEVRTLSLYGAGGTSAALGDDAAEVRRRMAAELQLSVDDIPWHVARDRLVEFGGALALAAGTAARIAREVVDLSRTEIAEVREADGHHRGASSTMPQKANPISSEAILGFSTFAATLLPALHRALEAGHERAAGEWQVEWLVLPELACSAASAVALAAETIRDLRVFADVMRANLDADGGLVLAEAYMFKLAPKLGREHAHDVVYDAARAARQNGEKLTEAIGNAAAADPKLAAATRTPIGPEQYLGETDRICEAALTRWATAKENA; this comes from the coding sequence ATGGTTGCTCCCACGCACGGACCGGCCTCCGTCACGGCGACGACGCCTACCGGCGCCGACCCCGCCGCGACGACGCCCACCGGCGCCGACCCCGCCGCGACGCCCGGCGCCCCCGCGGCAACGCCTACCGGCGCCGCCCCCGCGACGACGCCCGCCCCCGCGACGACGACGCCTACCGGCGCCCGGCCCGGGCCGTTCCGGCTGCTGACCGCGCTCTACGCCGACACCGCAATGGCCGAGATCTTCGGCGAAGCGGCCACCATCGACGGCTGGCTCCGGGCCGAACTCGCGCTCACCAGGGCCGAAGCACAGGTAGGCGTCGTGACCACCGAGGACGCCGAGGCGATCGGCGCGATCACCGACCCCGAGCGCATCGACCGGGCCGAGCTCTGGGAGCAGGCCCGCAACGTCGGCTATCCGGTCCTGCCGCTGGTCCGGCAGCTCTCCGGCCAGCTCCCGGCCGGCCCGGACGGCCACGTCCACTGGGGAGCCACCACCCAGGACATCATGGACACCGGCCTGGTGCTCCAGCTCGTCGCGGCCGGCGACCGGATGATCGCGCTGCTCACCGATTTCGGCGACGCCCTCGCGGTCCAGACCGAGAAGCATCAGAACACGGTCACCGCGGCCCGCACCCACGCCCAGCAGGCCGTCCCGACGACGTTCGGCACCAAGCTCGCCGTCTACCTGGCCCAGGTCACCCGCGACCTGGAACGCGTCCGACGGGCCAGCTGGGAGGTCCGCACGCTCTCCCTCTACGGCGCCGGCGGCACCTCCGCGGCACTGGGAGACGACGCCGCCGAGGTCCGTCGCCGGATGGCCGCCGAGCTCCAGCTGTCCGTCGACGACATCCCGTGGCACGTCGCCCGCGACCGTCTGGTCGAGTTCGGCGGAGCGCTGGCCCTCGCCGCCGGCACCGCGGCGCGCATCGCCCGGGAGGTCGTCGACCTCTCGCGCACCGAGATCGCCGAGGTCCGCGAGGCCGACGGGCACCACCGGGGTGCGTCGTCGACGATGCCGCAGAAGGCCAACCCGATCTCGTCCGAGGCGATCCTCGGGTTCAGCACGTTCGCGGCGACGCTGCTCCCGGCCCTGCACCGGGCGCTCGAAGCCGGTCACGAGCGGGCCGCGGGCGAGTGGCAGGTCGAGTGGCTGGTACTGCCCGAGCTCGCCTGCTCCGCCGCGTCCGCCGTCGCCCTGGCCGCCGAGACCATCCGCGACCTGCGCGTCTTCGCGGACGTCATGCGCGCGAACCTGGACGCCGACGGCGGGCTGGTGCTGGCCGAGGCGTACATGTTCAAGCTGGCGCCGAAACTCGGACGTGAGCACGCCCACGACGTCGTCTACGACGCCGCCCGCGCGGCTCGGCAAAACGGCGAGAAGCTCACCGAGGCGATCGGGAACGCCGCCGCCGCCGATCCGAAGCTCGCCGCCGCGACGAGAACCCCGATCGGCCCCGAGCAGTACCTCGGCGAGACCGACCGGATCTGCGAGGCCGCCCTCACCCGATGGGCGACCGCGAAGGAGAACGCATGA
- a CDS encoding sugar ABC transporter ATP-binding protein, with protein sequence MGELLAVHGVSKRFPNGTVALRDVDLTIARGSIHGLVGANGAGKSTLFKIIAGAHEPSAGELIWQGSAVDWSNPAAPRAAGVATMYQHIPLVPTLSVLENVFLGEMSGLFRRGRLMARYEALCERFGYRPDPNALVGDLPIGERQMVAVAQALAAGATLICMDEPTASMARAEVDLLFRAVHRLRESEGTSFVFCSHFLDQVLELTDEVSVLRDGRMVFTGPTSELDEERLVDLMVGRKLSAMENVRMAPVAPEAAPVLEAINLRSPSGVDDVSLTVRAGEVIGLAGMLGSGRSEILEAIFGADKRCEGTVRIKGEDVGKRVDQRVKAGLALVPEDRNRQGLIGAWEIWRNTTLPDVAQLSLRRIIPDANAEHERAEKGVADLKVRTPSVSTPVSALSGGNAQKVVFAKWMYGDACAYLLDEPTVGVDVGAKADILELVRGFARAGNAVVIVSSEFEELLAVAQRILVVRGGRIVAERNSQDTDEAELLALSSGLGTTDLGRTA encoded by the coding sequence ATGGGTGAACTATTGGCGGTACACGGAGTCTCCAAGCGGTTCCCGAACGGGACGGTCGCGCTGCGGGACGTCGACCTCACGATTGCTCGTGGCTCGATCCACGGGCTCGTGGGCGCCAACGGCGCGGGCAAGTCCACCCTGTTCAAGATCATCGCCGGCGCTCACGAGCCGAGCGCGGGCGAGTTGATCTGGCAAGGCAGCGCGGTCGACTGGTCGAATCCGGCGGCTCCCCGGGCCGCCGGAGTGGCCACGATGTACCAGCACATCCCGCTGGTACCGACGCTGTCCGTGCTCGAGAACGTGTTCCTCGGCGAGATGTCGGGGCTGTTCCGGCGCGGCCGGCTGATGGCCCGGTACGAGGCGCTCTGCGAGCGCTTCGGCTACCGGCCCGACCCGAACGCGCTCGTCGGCGATCTGCCGATCGGCGAGCGTCAGATGGTGGCGGTCGCGCAGGCGCTGGCCGCCGGCGCGACGCTCATCTGCATGGACGAGCCGACCGCCTCGATGGCCCGGGCCGAGGTCGACCTCCTGTTCCGGGCGGTCCACCGGCTGCGCGAGTCCGAGGGCACCTCGTTCGTCTTCTGCTCCCACTTCCTCGACCAGGTGTTGGAGCTCACCGACGAGGTGTCGGTGCTCCGCGACGGCCGGATGGTGTTCACCGGCCCGACGTCGGAGTTGGACGAGGAGCGGCTGGTCGACCTGATGGTCGGCCGGAAGCTGTCGGCGATGGAGAACGTCCGGATGGCTCCGGTTGCACCGGAGGCGGCGCCGGTCCTCGAGGCGATCAACCTCCGGTCCCCTTCGGGCGTGGACGACGTGAGCCTCACCGTTCGGGCCGGGGAAGTGATCGGGCTGGCGGGCATGCTCGGCTCGGGCCGCTCGGAGATCCTCGAGGCGATCTTCGGCGCCGACAAGCGCTGCGAGGGAACCGTCCGCATCAAGGGCGAGGACGTCGGAAAACGCGTCGACCAGCGGGTGAAGGCCGGTCTCGCCCTGGTGCCGGAAGACCGCAACCGGCAGGGGCTGATCGGCGCCTGGGAGATCTGGCGGAACACGACGCTGCCGGACGTGGCCCAGCTCAGCCTGCGCCGGATCATCCCGGACGCGAACGCCGAGCACGAGCGGGCGGAGAAGGGCGTCGCGGACCTCAAGGTCCGCACGCCGTCGGTCTCGACGCCGGTGAGCGCGCTGTCCGGCGGCAACGCGCAGAAGGTCGTGTTCGCGAAGTGGATGTACGGCGACGCGTGCGCCTACCTGCTCGACGAGCCGACGGTCGGCGTCGACGTCGGGGCGAAGGCCGACATCCTCGAGCTGGTCCGGGGCTTCGCCCGGGCCGGCAACGCGGTGGTGATCGTCAGCTCCGAGTTCGAGGAGCTGCTCGCCGTCGCCCAGCGCATCCTGGTCGTCCGCGGCGGACGCATCGTCGCCGAGCGGAACTCCCAGGACACCGATGAAGCCGAGCTGCTCGCGCTGTCGAGCGGGCTGGGCACCACTGATCTCGGACGGACCGCATGA
- a CDS encoding VOC family protein, with translation MSGLTGLWHFSFTVSDLDASIRFYRDLLGMVLVHEQRQDNDYTRRLVGYPDADLRVAQLAVPPASSTNSSHDLELVQYLSPAAAPTDPERKRAGAAHLAFTTDDAVGTYERLRAAGVEFVSPPNEITAGVNRGGYTCYFFDPDRVTLELVQPPRR, from the coding sequence ATGAGCGGCCTGACCGGGCTGTGGCATTTCAGCTTCACGGTGTCGGACCTGGACGCGTCGATCCGGTTCTACCGTGACCTGCTCGGCATGGTGCTGGTGCACGAGCAGCGCCAGGACAACGACTACACGCGCCGGCTGGTCGGCTACCCCGACGCCGACCTCCGGGTCGCGCAGCTGGCCGTGCCGCCGGCGTCGTCGACGAACTCGTCGCACGACCTGGAGCTGGTGCAGTACCTGTCGCCGGCGGCGGCCCCGACCGACCCGGAGCGCAAGCGCGCCGGAGCCGCCCACCTGGCGTTCACGACCGACGACGCAGTGGGTACGTACGAGCGCCTCCGGGCCGCGGGCGTCGAGTTCGTGTCGCCGCCGAACGAGATCACGGCCGGGGTGAATCGGGGTGGGTACACCTGCTATTTCTTCGACCCCGACCGGGTGACGCTGGAACTGGTCCAGCCCCCGAGGCGCTGA
- a CDS encoding DUF2786 domain-containing protein produces the protein MSSSDAKLATIRKLLAQAEDIAASPEEAETFTAKAAELMARYGVDRAMLADGDSSADQIADRVVRLDPPYALDKLGLLVSVALTLGLRVVQRTGFGPRGKEVSALLFGYGSDIERVEILFTSLLLQAVRGLAVARVPSGEHKAAYRRAWLAGFSATVCRRLEEAESRARESATEPSAAGRSAELVLADRRTVVDARFAEAFPSLGSAPRRMLSGSGAGDGAAAGARADLGGPTLGRRSRSLNR, from the coding sequence ATGAGTTCTTCCGATGCCAAGCTGGCGACGATCCGCAAGCTGCTGGCCCAGGCCGAGGACATCGCGGCCAGCCCGGAGGAGGCCGAGACCTTCACCGCGAAGGCGGCCGAGCTGATGGCCCGCTACGGCGTCGACCGCGCGATGCTCGCCGACGGCGACTCGTCCGCCGACCAGATCGCCGACCGCGTCGTGCGGCTCGACCCGCCCTACGCGCTCGACAAGCTGGGGCTGCTGGTGAGCGTCGCGCTGACGCTGGGCCTACGGGTGGTGCAGCGGACGGGGTTCGGTCCCCGGGGCAAGGAGGTCTCGGCGCTGCTGTTCGGCTACGGCTCGGACATCGAACGCGTCGAGATCCTGTTCACGTCGCTGTTGCTGCAGGCCGTGCGGGGCTTGGCGGTGGCCAGGGTGCCGTCGGGCGAGCACAAGGCCGCGTACCGCCGGGCCTGGTTGGCCGGCTTCAGTGCGACCGTGTGTCGTCGCCTGGAGGAGGCGGAGTCCCGTGCGCGGGAGTCGGCGACGGAGCCCAGCGCGGCGGGACGGTCGGCCGAGTTGGTGCTGGCGGACCGGCGGACGGTGGTGGACGCGAGGTTCGCGGAGGCGTTCCCGAGTTTGGGGTCGGCGCCTCGGAGGATGTTGTCGGGGAGTGGAGCGGGGGACGGGGCGGCGGCCGGCGCGCGAGCTGACCTGGGCGGGCCGACGTTGGGCCGGCGAAGTCGCTCCCTGAACCGATAG